GCTTGTTAACTGTGTAGTGGGTATGAACAAACACCAAATTACCCTCTGCGCCGACTCTCTTAACATCTGCGTAGAGGTTGGGGAATTGGGCGAAGAAGACATTTTGGAATAGGTCTTTCAGATTCTCTCTGCCGTTTTGCTCTGTTGGGTTGTGTGCTATCCAATTTTCATCTAATATCTCATCAAGGACATCAACATCTCTGCCGTTTAATGCTTCCAGCATATATCTCAACACTATTTTTTTGTTTTTCTCTTCTACTCTCTTAGATTCTTTTTCAAACCTTTCTCCGTCAAACATAGAATTTCCATTTACAGAAGTTGGAGAAACAGGTTGTGTTATACTCCAATGCTCAACGATTCTTCTTTCGTCTTTCTTACCTTCAAGTAAATATATTTCTCCAAGAGCGAAACTGTTTTCTGCGTAGTCGTTTCTTCTGTCTTCAGTATTGATTGTAACATGGCTTTGGACAAATACTAGACCGTCATCCGCTACTGCTCTTTTTATGTCAACATAATATTCTGGGAAAGCAGAGAACCAGGTTTCTTCTAATGAATTTTTGATACTGACAACGCCGTCGCCTACGAGTGGGTCGTGTTGTTTTATGTTTTCATCAACAAGTTCATCAAGTACACTATAATTTTTGTTGTTGTATAGCTCTTCTATAAAGGTCAAAACTAATTTTTTATCATGCACATCTCTATCATCATCTCTATCATCATCACCCCTCTCTGACTTTTTAGATTTTTTAGAGTCGCGGTCATATGATTCATCATCTGAAAATAGCGATCTAAAATCTCTCGTCTCTCTCGCGCTATAATCAGGTGTTCCATCCTCTAAGATTGGAGTTATTGTTTCCTCATAACTGAAAATTGCCAGTATGATTATTACAATAATCCCAATAAAAATATATTTTTTCTTCATAAATCAAAACAATATAAATTTTTAATATGGAAGTATTATACCACACTGAAATATAGGCATAATTTAGGTAAATTGTGGCTTAAAAATACCAAAAATCGCTTGTGCTGTGTTTATTATAAAATTTCTTTTAGTTGCATATCTTGTGATATAATTAATAGGGAAACAGAGGGGTGCCTTTGTTGATTATTAATCACTTGATGATTTATTGTTAAATTATGAATAAGCCATTTTACAAGACCTGGTGGTTTTGGTTGATAGTAATTCTAGTAATTGGAACTATAGTTGTAAATCGTTAATTAACAAGAGTCAAACCCTTGTTATATTATGGATGAGGAAAAACCCAGACAATGACTTGCTTGGGTTTTTTCTTTGGTTTGTTGTGGTATAATGTTTATATATGAATAAAAGTAAACATCCAGCATTGAGGAACAGGATGGTATTTTTATATGCCCTGTATACTCTTCCGTTGGCTTCCATTGCTATTGGTGGTTTCTCGGAGGAGTTGTTACCTACATCAGCGACAGTTTTATACTATTTGATTGTGTATGGAGCAGGAGTCATAACCATGTGGTATCTTATCTTTTTCCTGCGATCAGTAAGGGCGAATTGGTTTAGAGCTTTTACAGTGGTTCTCTTTTTCTTGTCATTTGTCGCATCTTTTTTCTTTCTGGTGGCTTCTTCAATCGGTCTTATATTTTTTGACACATTAGCGCCCGGTCTTTTAGATGAATTGGCTACTGATGTAAGTTTTGATGTAAGGTTTCCGCTTCCACTCATTCTTATATCCTTTTTTGTTTTCATTGCTCCTCATATCCCAAGTTTCATTCTCTTGGGGATAATTTATCTTGCTATTCGTAATAAGCAGAATGTTTAATAGTAAAAATGAAAAAAGAAATTGATTTTTTAGCCCAATTTGCTAAAACAAGGGGATTTTTCTTTCTTTCGTCTGAAATATATGACGGCTTTGCTGGGGTTTATGATTATGGTCCTTTGGGTGTTGAACTTGTAAACAATATAAAAAAGAATTGGTGGAACAATATGGTGAGAGGTCATTCAGACATTGTGGGTCTTGACTCTGCGATATGCATGTCTCCAAGGGTTTGGTCTGCATCGGGTCATATCAAAAATTTCAGCGATCCCTATGTGATATGTGGCGAAACGGGTGAAAGGTTG
The sequence above is drawn from the Candidatus Campbellbacteria bacterium genome and encodes:
- a CDS encoding nuclear transport factor 2 family protein — encoded protein: MKKKYIFIGIIVIIILAIFSYEETITPILEDGTPDYSARETRDFRSLFSDDESYDRDSKKSKKSERGDDDRDDDRDVHDKKLVLTFIEELYNNKNYSVLDELVDENIKQHDPLVGDGVVSIKNSLEETWFSAFPEYYVDIKRAVADDGLVFVQSHVTINTEDRRNDYAENSFALGEIYLLEGKKDERRIVEHWSITQPVSPTSVNGNSMFDGERFEKESKRVEEKNKKIVLRYMLEALNGRDVDVLDEILDENWIAHNPTEQNGRENLKDLFQNVFFAQFPNLYADVKRVGAEGNLVFVHTHYTVNKQDVGNGFTGAANMDIFRLEDGIIVEHWDIVMRPVPETTVSGRSMFDGGALYNYKNERYGKDKDKKDKDGDKKKDKRKKKSDERY